The Stigmatella ashevillena genomic sequence CACCTGCCCGGTGCGGAGCTGATCCCCCTTGGAAGCCTTCCCACCGCCGCTGCGTCCTGGTCCCCCTCCGAGCCCCTGCTGCTCATCTGCCGCTCGGGCGCACGCTCCATGCAGGCCGCGCGGTGGCTCGCAGAGCGAGGCTTCCAGCAGCTCTACAACCTGGAAGGAGGCATGGTGGCGGTGCGCGAGGCGGAGCGCGCCCAGGGCGAGGCCTTGCGCGCATGACGGCGCTCCTGCTGGGGGCTTGCCTCTCGCTGATGGCGGGGCTCACGCTGGGCCTTCTCGGCGGGGGAGGCTCCCTGCTCACCGTGCCCATCCTGGTGTACGTGCTGGGCATGGAGCCACGAAACGCCATCGCCACCTCTCTGTTCGTGGTGGGGGTGACGAGCCTCACGGGGATGCTCCTCCACGCGCGGGCCCGCAGGGTGCAATGGCGGGAAGGCCTGCTCTTTGGCGCGGCGGGAATGGCCGGCGCAGCGCTCGGAGCCCGGTTGGGCAGCGCCGTTCCTTCCCACCTGCTGCTCGTCGCCTTCGCGGGACTGATGCTCGCAACGGCCTTCGCCATGCTGCGTCCGCGCCTGAACCCGACGGAGCCTCCCGCGCCGTTGCCTGCGCGCAGGTGGGCGGCCACCTTGTGCCATGGCCTCGGCGTAGGCCTGCTGACGGGCCTCGTGGGCGCGGGAGGAGGCTTCCTGGTCGTCCCGGCGCTGGCGCTCCTGGGAGGGCTCTCCATGCCGAGGGCGGTGGCAACCTCCCTGCTCGTCATCTCCCTCAACTCCAGCGCGGGGCTCCTCAGCGCCTTCCTCGCGGGCGCCTCCGTGGATTGGCGCCTCGCCGCGGGCATGTCCCTGGCCACCGTGGGAGGTTCCTTCCTTGGAACTTCGCTGTCCCAGAAACTTTCTCCGGAAGGAATGCGGCGAAGTTTCGCGTTCTTCACCGTGGCGCTCGGCCTCTTCATTCTTGTACGGGAACTGCCCACCCTCCCCCGGCTTCCGCTCCCAGCCGACGAGAGGACTGTCCCGGTAATCGCCCGGGATCCCTCGGGGATTCATGGACTTACCTCTCCTCCACGGGGAGACTAGGCGCTACACCCCTCTTCTGCCGGGGGAGCTTGATGCACCTCCATCCACTGGCCCTCTGGGTGGCGCTCCTATGTGGCACGGGGATGCTCCCCTCCGTCCCTCCTCCCCAGCGCCTGGAACAATATGTTCAGCGCTCCTGGACCAGCGAAGAGGGCCTTCCGCAGAACGCCGTCATCGCCATCGCCCAGACGCAAGACGGCTATCTGTGGGCCGCGACCCAGGAAGGGTTGGTCCGCTTCGATGGCACGTCGTTCAAAACCTTTGACCGCCACAATACTCCCGAGCTGAAGAGCAGCTTCATCACGTCCCTTCATGTGGACGGGGCCGGGGTGCTTTGGATTGGAACGGGGGGAGGCGGGCTCACCCGGTACGCCGAAGGCACCTTCCGGACCTACCGGGCCGCAGACGGCCTGCCGCATGACATCATCTTCGAACTCGAATCGGACGCCTCCGGCGCCGTCTGGGCCGGCACGGATCAAGGACTGGCGCGGATCTTCCACGGAGAGGTGACCGCGTTTCGCGCCGGAGAGGGGCTCACGGGCGAGGTCGTCGCGAGCCTCTTCGCGGACGAAGAGGGCACGCTGTGGGTGGGAACCGAGCAGGGCATCTCCTTGCTCAAGGAGGGCGTGTGGACCGCCGCGCCCTTCGCGGAGCAGCTTCCTCCAGGCAAGGTGCACAGCCTGCTGAGAGACCGCGCCGGACGCTTCTGGATCGGGCTCCACCAAGGCCCCCTGGTGCGCGTGGAGGAGGGCCACCTCACCCTCTACGGCCCCGCCCAGGGGCTGATGGGCGAGCGCATCCACGCGCTCCTCGAAGACAGGAATGGCCTGCTCTGGGCAGGGACCTCCGGGGGTCTCTACCGCTTCTCGGGCGAGCGCTTCGAGGCCATGGAATCCGTCACCAGTCCCGTGCTCTCCCTGTTCGAGGACAGGGAAGGCAGTCTCTGGGCCGGGCTGGATGGAAAGGGGCTGCTGCACCTGAGGGCCGCTCGGCTCCAGGTCTACACCACCCGCCAGGGCCTTCCGACGGACAATGTCCTGACCCTGCACGAGGACACACAAGGCAACCTGTGGATGGGCACCTACGGGGGCGGCGTGGTCCGGTTCCAAGGGGACACGCTGACGGGCGCCTGGTCCACGAAGCAAGGCCTGCCCAGCGACAACATCACCACGCTCTTCGCCGCCCAGGATGGCACGGTCTGGGCCGGCGCGATGAACCGCGGGCTCGCCCGCATTCAGGGGGATCACGTCCTACCAGAAGAGGCCACGGCCGCCCTGGCCGCGGACAGCATCCTCTCGCTCCTCGTCAGCCAGGACGGACGGCTGTGGATCGGCACGCTGCGCCGGGGCCTCTACGCGCTCGAACACGGCCAGTTCGTCCACTATGGAAAGGACGAGGGGCTCGCGGATGAAACCGTCTATGCCTTGAAAGAGAGCCACGACGGCAGCCTCTGGGTGGGAACCCGGGGAGGGCTCAGCCACCTGCGCGACGGAAAGTTCATCCGCGACACGGCCACCCAGGCGCTGGAGCGAGTGGCCATCATGGCCCTCCACGAGGATGCCCAGCAATCCCTCTGGGTGGGCACGTACTCGCAAGGCCTGCATTGGGTCCAGGCAGGGCGGCACTTCGCCTTCGGGACCCGGCAAGGGCTGTTCAACGAAGTCGTCTTCCACATCCTCGAAGACGACGCGGAGGTGCTCTGGATGAGCTGCAACCGGGGGCTCTTCAGCGTGCCCAAGGCGGAACTCCAGGCGGTCGCGGCAGGTCAGGCCTCGCGCGTGACCAGCACCGTGTATGGAAAGGGAGAGGGCTTGCACACGCCGGAAGGCAACGGCGGGAGCCAGCCCGGCGCCTGGAAGGCCCAGGATGGCCGACTGTGGTTTCCCACCATGAGCGGGGCGGCGGTGATCGACCCGCGGCGCATCCGCGAGGGCCACAACCCGCTGCCCCCCTCCGTCCACGTCGAGGAAGTTTGGGGGGATGGGAGCCTGCTCGACACCCGTGAGGGGAGCCGGATGCCGCCGGGCCGAGGCAGGCTCGAGCTGCGCTACGTGGGCGTGAGCTTTGTCTCGCCAGAGAAGGTGACCTTCAAATACCGGCTGGATGGCTTTGACACCGAGTGGATCGAAGCGGGCACCCGCCGCAGCGCCTTCTATACCAACCTCCCGCCGGGCGAGTACCGCTTCCACGTCAAGGCCGCCAACAGCCATGGTGTCTGGAGCACGGACGAGGCCTCCACCTTCCTCGTCCTGGAGCCGCACTACCACCAGACAGGGTGGTTCCGGGCCCTGCTCGTGCTCCTGCTCGGCTCGCTGGGCTGGGGCGCGCACCACCTGCGCACCCAGAAACTCCGGGCCCACTCCGCGGTGCTGGCGGAGCGCAACCGGCTGGCGCGTGACATGCACGATGGCCTCACACAAAGCCTCACCGGGGTGATGATCCAGATTGACGCGGCGCTGGGCTATCTCGCCGTGGCGCCCCGGAAGACCCAGGAGCACCTGGAGCGGGCGCGGGATTGGGCCCGGCAAAGCCTGTCGGAGACGCGCCGGGCCATCTGGGATTTGCGGCCCTCCATCCTCTCGGTCTCCGCGCTCGCGGAAGATTTGAAGCGCAGCGCGGCCCTGCTCACCCGGCCCGAGCAGGTGCAGGTCGAGGTTCACATGGCCGAAGACCAGCCGCTCATGCCCGACGTGGGAGCCACGCTGCTGCGCATTGGCCAAGAGGCGCTCACCAATGCCGTGCGCCACGGCCAGCCACGGCATATCTGGATCGACATCCGGTACGAGCCACCCCGGGTGCGCTTGCGCCTGGAGGATGACGGCCGGGGCTTCGAACCCACGGGCCCTCTGTGCACGGGAGGCGGGCTGGGGCTGACCGGCATGCGCGAGCGCGCGGAGGCCCACGGGGGCTTCCTGGAGATCGACAGCCAGCCGGGGCACGGCACCCGGCTCACCGCCGTGGTTCCACTCCATCCCCACAACACCGGGCAACCGCATGAAGACCGAACCCATTCGAATCCAAGTGGTCGATGATCATCCCCTCATCCGAGATGGGCTCTCGGCGCTCATCCGGCAATGTGAAGACATGCGGCTGGTGGCCGAAGCCGCGGATGGCAAGCGCGCCGTCGAGCTGTTCCGTGAGCACCGGCCAGACGTCACGCTCATGGACTTGGGATTGCCCGTGATGGATGGAATGGGCGCCCTGCGCGCCATCCGGCGGGAATTCCCAGATGCTCGGATTCTGGTTCTCACGTTGAGGCAAGGGGATGAGGATGTGCACCAGGCGCTCCAGGCGGGCGCCCGGGGATATCTGCTGAAAGGTGCCACCGGGCCCGAGATTCTCGGCGCCATCCGGGCCGTCCACCGGGGACTCCGGCACGTGGCCCCCGAAGCGGCCTCTGCGCTCGTAGAGCGGGTGGGAGACTCACCTCTGACAGAGCGAGAACATCAGACCTTGGAGGCCATGGCCCGCGGGCGCTCCAA encodes the following:
- a CDS encoding sensor histidine kinase gives rise to the protein MHLHPLALWVALLCGTGMLPSVPPPQRLEQYVQRSWTSEEGLPQNAVIAIAQTQDGYLWAATQEGLVRFDGTSFKTFDRHNTPELKSSFITSLHVDGAGVLWIGTGGGGLTRYAEGTFRTYRAADGLPHDIIFELESDASGAVWAGTDQGLARIFHGEVTAFRAGEGLTGEVVASLFADEEGTLWVGTEQGISLLKEGVWTAAPFAEQLPPGKVHSLLRDRAGRFWIGLHQGPLVRVEEGHLTLYGPAQGLMGERIHALLEDRNGLLWAGTSGGLYRFSGERFEAMESVTSPVLSLFEDREGSLWAGLDGKGLLHLRAARLQVYTTRQGLPTDNVLTLHEDTQGNLWMGTYGGGVVRFQGDTLTGAWSTKQGLPSDNITTLFAAQDGTVWAGAMNRGLARIQGDHVLPEEATAALAADSILSLLVSQDGRLWIGTLRRGLYALEHGQFVHYGKDEGLADETVYALKESHDGSLWVGTRGGLSHLRDGKFIRDTATQALERVAIMALHEDAQQSLWVGTYSQGLHWVQAGRHFAFGTRQGLFNEVVFHILEDDAEVLWMSCNRGLFSVPKAELQAVAAGQASRVTSTVYGKGEGLHTPEGNGGSQPGAWKAQDGRLWFPTMSGAAVIDPRRIREGHNPLPPSVHVEEVWGDGSLLDTREGSRMPPGRGRLELRYVGVSFVSPEKVTFKYRLDGFDTEWIEAGTRRSAFYTNLPPGEYRFHVKAANSHGVWSTDEASTFLVLEPHYHQTGWFRALLVLLLGSLGWGAHHLRTQKLRAHSAVLAERNRLARDMHDGLTQSLTGVMIQIDAALGYLAVAPRKTQEHLERARDWARQSLSETRRAIWDLRPSILSVSALAEDLKRSAALLTRPEQVQVEVHMAEDQPLMPDVGATLLRIGQEALTNAVRHGQPRHIWIDIRYEPPRVRLRLEDDGRGFEPTGPLCTGGGLGLTGMRERAEAHGGFLEIDSQPGHGTRLTAVVPLHPHNTGQPHEDRTHSNPSGR
- a CDS encoding rhodanese-like domain-containing protein; translation: MPSEPIHALRPSALPPATSVRRIDVREPSEFDGPLGHLPGAELIPLGSLPTAAASWSPSEPLLLICRSGARSMQAARWLAERGFQQLYNLEGGMVAVREAERAQGEALRA
- a CDS encoding sulfite exporter TauE/SafE family protein; this encodes MTALLLGACLSLMAGLTLGLLGGGGSLLTVPILVYVLGMEPRNAIATSLFVVGVTSLTGMLLHARARRVQWREGLLFGAAGMAGAALGARLGSAVPSHLLLVAFAGLMLATAFAMLRPRLNPTEPPAPLPARRWAATLCHGLGVGLLTGLVGAGGGFLVVPALALLGGLSMPRAVATSLLVISLNSSAGLLSAFLAGASVDWRLAAGMSLATVGGSFLGTSLSQKLSPEGMRRSFAFFTVALGLFILVRELPTLPRLPLPADERTVPVIARDPSGIHGLTSPPRGD
- a CDS encoding response regulator, with protein sequence MKTEPIRIQVVDDHPLIRDGLSALIRQCEDMRLVAEAADGKRAVELFREHRPDVTLMDLGLPVMDGMGALRAIRREFPDARILVLTLRQGDEDVHQALQAGARGYLLKGATGPEILGAIRAVHRGLRHVAPEAASALVERVGDSPLTEREHQTLEAMARGRSNKQIAQELSITEATVKAHVTQILSKLGVDDRTQAVTRALRRGLIHLD